The Schistocerca serialis cubense isolate TAMUIC-IGC-003099 chromosome 10, iqSchSeri2.2, whole genome shotgun sequence genome includes a region encoding these proteins:
- the LOC126425024 gene encoding 39S ribosomal protein L17, mitochondrial has translation MNQADISKVVSRLRIPVKPRHRNLKNVEGPEGRLKKLRKTVTALIKFERIELNYNRADEARGYAERLISEAIRHGDCHKPTMEIADYWLLEKQLVHKLFKVLVPRYKDYTISYTRLLPAPTIYPGSHLARSVLELRGNIYPPLVPDTTSNRGLLHNVLLDEARREFRAKKYAEIATSVGKSSVTTPSSHTEAPVKDSSVSSGESPSSKPEEDAHPSAV, from the exons ATGAATCAAGCAGATATTTCGAAGGTAGTTTCGCGTCTTAGAATTCCCGTTAAACCACGGCACAGGAACTTAAAGAATGTGGAAGGCCCTGAAGGACGATTAAAGAAACTGCGTAAGACGGTTACTGCGCTCATAAAGTTTGAGAGAATCGAATTAAATTACAACAGAGCAGATGAAGCCAGAGGATATGCCGAACGT CTCATATCCGAGGCTATTAGGCACGGCGACTGTCATAAACCTACGATGGAAATTGCCGATTATTGGTTATTAGAGAAGCAACTTGTTCACAAACTCTTCAAAGTTCTGGTACCGCGATATAAGGATTATACAATTTCATACACGCGACTGCTACCAGCACCGACAATCTATCCAGGATCGCACTTAGCCAGATCTGTTTTAGAACTCAGAG GTAATATCTACCCTCCTTTGGTGCCAGATACGACCTCAAATCGTGGCCTCCTGCACAATGTTCTACTGGATGAGGCACGACGAGAGTTTCGCGCCAAGAAGTACGCCGAGATAGCTACTTCTGTAGGGAAGAGTTCTGTGACAACCCCATCCTCGCACACAGAGGCACCTGTGAAAGACTCCAGTGTGTCTTCTGGTGAAAGTCCATCTTCAAAACCTGAAGAAGATGCTCATCCATCAGCTGTATAG